Proteins from a single region of Thermococcus sp. CX2:
- a CDS encoding radical SAM protein has product MEILSEVGDPNVAVVYIGKTSKGNIVEFVESVPTYNPQEKWVLIVSSLNGCPVGCKMCDAGFFYKGRLTVDELLEQIEYPISKRWNGKPKTRKFKVQFARMGEPSFNMAVIEAMRILGERYENFHPSLSTVAPIGTDKFFEALLELKKKMFPTNFQLQFSIHSTNPKQRDEIIPIRKWDFERISEYGKAFYDEGGKKITLNFALARENEADTEVIAEYFPKEYFLIKITPLNPTVSVLKNKLTNDVDLETGLPIKHRKFVDDLKRLGYDVIISVGDTRENLIGSNCGQYILRFLKERPELREAYTFARGFDFSLS; this is encoded by the coding sequence ATGGAGATACTGAGTGAGGTTGGCGACCCGAACGTTGCGGTCGTTTACATCGGAAAAACTTCGAAGGGCAACATAGTGGAGTTTGTGGAGTCGGTTCCGACCTACAATCCGCAAGAAAAGTGGGTGCTCATAGTTTCATCGCTCAACGGCTGCCCCGTGGGCTGTAAGATGTGCGACGCTGGCTTCTTCTACAAGGGCAGACTTACAGTTGATGAGCTCCTCGAGCAGATTGAGTATCCGATAAGCAAGCGCTGGAACGGGAAGCCGAAAACCAGGAAGTTCAAGGTGCAGTTCGCGCGCATGGGCGAGCCGAGCTTCAACATGGCCGTCATAGAGGCGATGCGCATTTTGGGCGAGCGCTACGAGAACTTCCACCCGTCGCTCTCCACCGTTGCCCCGATAGGAACCGATAAGTTCTTCGAGGCCCTCCTCGAGCTCAAGAAGAAGATGTTTCCAACCAACTTCCAGCTCCAGTTCTCGATACACTCCACCAATCCGAAGCAGAGGGACGAGATAATCCCGATAAGGAAGTGGGACTTCGAGAGGATATCCGAGTACGGAAAGGCCTTCTACGACGAGGGCGGCAAGAAGATTACGCTCAACTTCGCCTTAGCGAGGGAGAACGAGGCCGATACAGAGGTCATAGCCGAGTACTTCCCGAAGGAATACTTCCTCATCAAGATAACGCCGCTCAACCCGACGGTGAGCGTGCTAAAGAATAAGCTCACCAACGACGTTGACCTTGAGACGGGCCTTCCGATAAAGCACAGGAAGTTCGTGGACGATTTAAAGAGGCTCGGCTACGACGTCATTATATCGGTAGGTGACACGAGGGAGAACCTCATCGGCTCGAACTGCGGCCAGTACATCCTCCGCTTCCTCAAGGAGAGGCCAGAGCTTAGAGAAGCCTACACCTTCGCGAGGGGATTTGACTTTAGTTTGAGCTGA
- a CDS encoding amidohydrolase gives MKAVKATILYDGLGNVQKDVYVVFDKEIKEITKEKPKEAEVIAEGVVTPAFIDGHSHIGMGRYGEPYQEGETNEQMDAVLPLVDALYSIYMDDKAFKHSIEFGVLYSSVLPGSGNIIGGRAVLIKNYGRDIEDAFMKYVGVKAAFGYNPRSTTNWKGTRPSTRMGAIGILLDWLIKTQKTIALLEKGKKEPEEIEPTVEALIPVLKGEVPLRVHVHKEDDIAALLMIKRKFGLKITIEHACDVHSRETFEKIKKEGVPLVYGPFDSLPYKVELKHEDWKNARYLLEVKPLFGLMSDHPVTLQANLYLQLRHFIRLGMSKEEAIKIITHNNAKILGVDDKLGSIEKGKWASLVVWNGDPFHMENYPTHVFAEGELIHEADW, from the coding sequence ATGAAGGCTGTTAAAGCCACCATTCTCTACGATGGTCTGGGCAACGTCCAGAAAGACGTATACGTAGTCTTCGACAAGGAGATTAAGGAGATAACGAAGGAGAAGCCCAAGGAGGCCGAAGTGATAGCGGAGGGCGTTGTAACCCCTGCATTCATCGATGGCCACAGCCACATAGGAATGGGCCGTTACGGCGAGCCCTACCAGGAAGGCGAGACCAACGAGCAGATGGATGCAGTCCTTCCGCTCGTTGATGCGCTCTACTCCATCTACATGGACGACAAGGCCTTCAAGCACTCGATCGAGTTTGGCGTTCTGTATTCGTCCGTCCTGCCGGGCAGCGGGAACATCATTGGCGGAAGGGCCGTTCTCATCAAGAACTACGGCAGAGACATAGAGGATGCCTTCATGAAGTACGTCGGTGTCAAAGCTGCCTTCGGCTACAACCCGCGCTCGACCACGAACTGGAAGGGAACAAGGCCAAGCACGAGGATGGGTGCCATAGGTATTCTCCTTGACTGGCTCATAAAGACGCAGAAGACGATAGCTTTGCTCGAGAAGGGCAAGAAAGAACCGGAAGAGATAGAGCCAACGGTTGAGGCACTAATCCCGGTCCTTAAGGGAGAGGTTCCACTCAGGGTTCATGTGCATAAGGAAGATGACATCGCCGCCCTGCTGATGATAAAGCGGAAGTTTGGGCTTAAGATAACCATCGAGCACGCCTGCGACGTCCACAGCAGGGAAACCTTCGAGAAGATAAAGAAAGAAGGCGTGCCACTCGTCTACGGCCCCTTTGATTCCCTGCCCTACAAGGTCGAGCTGAAGCACGAGGACTGGAAGAACGCCAGATACCTGCTCGAGGTCAAGCCGCTCTTTGGGCTGATGAGCGACCACCCAGTTACGCTCCAGGCCAACCTCTACCTCCAGCTCAGGCACTTCATAAGGCTCGGCATGAGCAAGGAAGAGGCGATAAAGATCATAACCCACAACAACGCGAAAATCCTCGGCGTTGACGACAAGCTCGGAAGCATAGAGAAGGGCAAGTGGGCCTCGCTGGTTGTCTGGAACGGCGATCCGTTCCACATGGAGAACTACCCGACGCACGTCTTCGCGGAGGGAGAGCTTATTCACGAGGCGGATTGGTGA